The Muricauda sp. SCSIO 65647 genome includes a region encoding these proteins:
- the recA gene encoding recombinase RecA gives MSSEKEAKLKALKLTLDKLDKTYGKGAVMKMGDHVVEDVEVIPSGSLGLDIALGVGGYPRGRVIEIYGPESSGKTTLTLHAIAEAQKNGGIAAFIDAEHAFDRFYAKKLGIDIDNLIISQPDHGEQALEIADNLIRSGAIDIVIVDSVAALTPKSEIEGEMGDSKMGLHARLMSQALRKLTSTISKTNCTVIFINQLREKIGVMFGNPETTTGGNALKFYASVRLDIRRSTQIKDTDGNVQGNKTRVKVVKNKVAPPFKTAEFDIMYGDGISKVGEILDLGVAYEIVKKSGSWFSYGDTKLGQGRDAVKALLLDNPELSEELEAKIKEAIASI, from the coding sequence ATGAGCAGCGAAAAAGAAGCAAAGCTAAAGGCCCTTAAACTGACATTGGACAAGTTGGACAAAACCTATGGAAAAGGCGCCGTCATGAAAATGGGCGACCATGTGGTTGAAGATGTAGAGGTAATTCCATCTGGATCGTTGGGTCTTGATATTGCCCTGGGGGTCGGAGGATACCCGCGTGGACGCGTGATTGAAATCTATGGCCCCGAATCATCGGGCAAAACCACCTTGACCCTTCATGCCATTGCCGAGGCCCAAAAAAATGGAGGCATTGCCGCTTTTATCGATGCCGAACATGCTTTTGATCGTTTCTATGCCAAAAAATTGGGTATTGATATCGACAACCTGATCATATCGCAACCTGACCATGGTGAGCAAGCCCTAGAAATTGCCGACAACTTGATACGCTCTGGAGCCATTGATATTGTCATCGTCGATTCAGTGGCAGCCCTTACACCGAAAAGTGAAATAGAAGGCGAGATGGGCGATTCGAAAATGGGCCTGCATGCCAGACTTATGTCACAAGCCCTCAGAAAACTTACTTCGACCATCAGCAAGACGAACTGTACCGTAATCTTCATCAACCAGCTTCGTGAGAAAATCGGGGTAATGTTCGGCAATCCTGAGACAACCACTGGGGGAAATGCGCTGAAATTCTATGCCTCGGTGCGATTGGATATTCGTCGATCGACCCAAATAAAAGACACCGATGGCAATGTTCAGGGCAATAAAACCCGTGTGAAGGTCGTCAAGAACAAAGTGGCCCCTCCCTTTAAAACCGCTGAATTCGACATCATGTATGGTGACGGTATCTCAAAGGTCGGCGAAATATTGGATCTTGGTGTGGCCTATGAGATTGTCAAAAAAAGTGGCTCATGGTTCAGTTATGGCGACACCAAATTAGGTCAAGGCCGTGATGCCGTTAAAGCCCTCCTCTTGGATAATCCAGAATTATCAGAAGAACTGGAGGCAAAAATAAAAGAGGCCATCGCTTCGATATAG
- a CDS encoding rhodanese-related sulfurtransferase → MQLYNTLSAKERERLIEAAGQDRLTISFYKYAHIGNPQIFRNHLFINWNELDVLGRIYVAQEGINAQLSVPAENFKAFKEHLDSVTFLRGVRLNIAIEQDNKSFLKLKVKVRNKILADGLNDDTFDVTDKGVHVNAKEFNALIEDPDTILVDMRNHYESEIGHFKNAITPDVDTFRDSLDIIEKDLEGHKEDKKLVMYCTGGIRCEKASAYYKHRGFKNVYQLEGGIIEYARQVNQKGLENKFRGKNFVFDHRRGERITDEVIANCHQCGKPCDTHVNCANEACHLLFIQCDECAEKMNDCCSDTCKEIVALPYEEQKKRRRGKMVSNKIFKKGRSEVLKFKK, encoded by the coding sequence ATGCAACTGTACAATACATTGAGCGCGAAAGAAAGGGAAAGACTTATCGAAGCGGCCGGGCAAGATCGCCTAACCATCTCTTTCTATAAATATGCGCACATCGGCAACCCGCAGATTTTTAGAAACCATTTGTTCATAAACTGGAACGAACTTGATGTATTGGGCCGTATTTATGTGGCCCAAGAGGGCATTAATGCCCAGTTGTCGGTACCCGCCGAAAATTTTAAGGCGTTCAAGGAACATTTGGATAGCGTTACTTTTCTAAGGGGTGTGCGACTGAACATTGCCATTGAACAAGACAACAAATCATTCTTGAAATTAAAGGTAAAGGTCCGCAATAAAATTTTGGCCGATGGTTTGAACGATGACACCTTTGACGTCACCGACAAGGGAGTGCACGTCAATGCCAAAGAATTCAATGCACTTATTGAAGACCCAGATACGATCTTGGTCGATATGCGCAACCATTACGAGAGTGAGATAGGCCATTTCAAAAATGCCATTACCCCCGATGTCGACACCTTTCGCGATTCTCTCGACATCATTGAAAAAGATCTGGAGGGCCATAAAGAAGACAAAAAATTGGTCATGTACTGTACCGGCGGTATTCGATGTGAAAAGGCAAGTGCCTATTACAAGCACAGGGGATTCAAAAATGTGTACCAGCTTGAGGGGGGCATCATTGAATATGCCCGACAGGTGAACCAAAAAGGTCTCGAAAACAAATTTAGGGGCAAAAACTTTGTTTTTGACCACCGTAGGGGTGAGCGTATTACAGATGAGGTAATAGCTAATTGCCATCAATGTGGCAAACCTTGCGATACTCATGTGAACTGTGCCAACGAGGCCTGTCATCTGTTGTTCATACAATGTGATGAATGTGCCGAAAAAATGAACGACTGCTGCTCAGATACCTGTAAAGAGATTGTGGCCTTGCCGTACGAAGAGCAAAAAAAACGTAGAAGGGGCAAAATGGTCAGCAATAAAATTTTCAAGAAAGGTCGTTCTGAGGTGTTGAAGTTTAAGAAATAG
- a CDS encoding RNA polymerase sigma factor — protein sequence MSLEELINNCKKGKRQAQEELYRRYAGVLFGMCLKYSRNKTEAEDNLHDSFMTIFAKIGQFNHKGSFEGWMKRITVNTVLQKYRKEQYLSVVDESVVEAEPDESNKIETVSLSTLLGYIQELPNKYRLTFNLYVLDGFSHKEISEMLGTSTGTSKSNLARAKMILREKLEKKNINIA from the coding sequence TTGAGTCTTGAAGAACTCATAAATAACTGTAAAAAGGGTAAAAGGCAGGCGCAAGAAGAATTATACCGCAGATATGCTGGCGTTCTCTTTGGCATGTGCCTCAAATACTCCCGTAACAAGACGGAGGCAGAAGACAATCTGCACGACAGTTTTATGACCATTTTTGCCAAGATTGGGCAGTTCAACCACAAAGGCTCATTTGAAGGTTGGATGAAACGCATCACTGTCAACACAGTTTTGCAGAAATATAGAAAAGAACAGTACCTCAGCGTCGTCGATGAAAGCGTCGTCGAAGCTGAACCGGATGAATCAAATAAAATCGAAACCGTTAGCCTTTCAACCTTGTTGGGCTATATTCAAGAGCTTCCGAACAAATACCGACTGACCTTTAATTTGTACGTGCTTGATGGCTTCTCGCACAAAGAAATCAGTGAAATGTTGGGAACATCGACCGGAACCTCAAAATCAAATCTGGCCAGGGCCAAAATGATCTTGAGGGAAAAGCTCGAAAAAAAGAATATAAATATTGCCTAA
- a CDS encoding gliding motility lipoprotein GldH → MLKKFLCTVVVSLLFSCNNDLIYSDFESTANGKWQADDTIAFQFTGLDTLQHHDMFINIRNNDEFPFSNLFLITEMELPQGQTTRDTLEFEMARPDGKWLGTGQGSIKENKLWYKENIVFRDTGVYKVRVMHAMRKNGNVKGIEALEGITDVGLTIEKSKR, encoded by the coding sequence ATGCTTAAGAAATTTCTTTGTACAGTGGTTGTTTCGTTGCTGTTTTCATGCAACAATGATTTGATATATTCAGATTTTGAATCCACGGCAAATGGAAAATGGCAGGCAGATGATACCATTGCATTTCAATTTACCGGGTTAGATACTTTGCAACACCATGATATGTTCATCAATATTAGAAACAATGATGAATTTCCGTTCAGCAACCTTTTTTTGATAACCGAAATGGAGTTGCCACAAGGGCAAACGACAAGGGATACCCTAGAGTTCGAAATGGCCAGACCTGATGGAAAGTGGTTGGGCACCGGCCAAGGCAGTATAAAAGAAAACAAACTTTGGTACAAAGAAAACATCGTTTTTCGCGATACGGGCGTATATAAGGTTAGGGTCATGCATGCCATGAGAAAGAATGGCAACGTAAAAGGCATAGAAGCTTTAGAGGGCATAACCGATGTAGGCCTCACAATTGAAAAAAGTAAACGGTAA
- a CDS encoding outer membrane beta-barrel protein, with protein sequence MEYEELEKLFKEKFKDFRPEPDERVWKSIEVSLDKKKSRRTVIPIWWRLGGIAALLAILFYIINPFDDASEQIPQTQQQVTGTEDVDKKGEDALVKEDSTAILKSNSEPTQLTETSEGSKIENPSNLAHDDETHELVSKGAEKNQSVDQVQIASNQQDNPSVTKEKQFIEETVGDTQKDAVAVQNQEVIENAVEKNGDKDQKQLFDKNVEEEENVVANVDEQQDQNKGKSIFEAIEEQNNDEQLVAENEQGKWSVGPSVAPVYFNALGEGSPIHSNFAPNNKSGNLNLSYGLAVTYQISDRLAVRSGVHRVDYGYDTNDISFSSSPTESTNGEIENIDYAQASRSIVVQSNAKETPNANETFDVLAPSAELDGRMVQQMGYVEVPVELSYSLIDRKFGVNFIGGFSSLFLVDNTVSLESQGLVTEMGEANNVNNVNFSANAGIGLDYKFSPKIRFSLEPVFKYQLNTFSDTSGNFRPYTIGVYSGVNFRF encoded by the coding sequence ATGGAATATGAAGAATTAGAAAAATTGTTTAAGGAAAAATTCAAGGATTTCCGTCCTGAGCCCGATGAACGGGTCTGGAAATCCATTGAAGTTTCGCTTGACAAAAAGAAGTCACGGCGAACCGTTATTCCTATTTGGTGGCGATTGGGCGGCATTGCCGCACTGTTGGCCATTCTGTTTTACATCATCAATCCATTTGATGATGCTTCCGAACAAATTCCCCAGACCCAACAACAGGTCACCGGTACCGAAGATGTCGATAAAAAAGGTGAGGATGCCTTGGTAAAAGAAGACAGTACCGCTATCCTGAAAAGCAATAGTGAACCAACGCAGTTGACAGAAACGTCAGAAGGCTCAAAAATCGAAAATCCATCAAACTTGGCACATGATGACGAAACCCATGAATTGGTCTCAAAGGGGGCTGAAAAGAACCAAAGCGTCGATCAAGTTCAAATTGCTTCAAATCAGCAAGATAACCCCTCTGTGACCAAAGAAAAGCAGTTCATTGAAGAGACCGTTGGCGATACTCAAAAAGATGCTGTCGCCGTACAGAACCAAGAGGTCATAGAAAATGCGGTTGAAAAGAATGGTGACAAAGACCAAAAGCAACTCTTTGACAAAAATGTTGAAGAAGAAGAAAACGTAGTGGCCAATGTCGATGAACAACAAGATCAGAATAAAGGGAAATCAATATTCGAGGCCATTGAAGAGCAAAACAACGATGAACAACTTGTAGCAGAAAATGAGCAGGGTAAATGGTCAGTAGGGCCTTCTGTCGCCCCGGTATATTTCAATGCCCTGGGCGAAGGTTCCCCGATTCATTCAAATTTTGCCCCGAACAACAAATCAGGAAACCTGAACCTAAGCTACGGTCTTGCAGTGACATACCAGATAAGTGACCGTTTGGCGGTGAGATCGGGTGTACACCGGGTAGATTATGGCTACGACACCAATGACATAAGCTTTTCGTCTTCACCGACCGAATCGACAAATGGTGAAATTGAAAATATCGATTATGCACAAGCATCGAGAAGCATTGTCGTACAAAGCAATGCAAAAGAGACCCCCAACGCCAATGAAACATTTGATGTTCTGGCGCCCAGCGCAGAATTGGATGGTCGTATGGTGCAACAAATGGGTTATGTAGAGGTGCCCGTAGAATTGAGCTATTCACTCATTGATAGAAAGTTCGGTGTGAACTTCATCGGTGGCTTCAGTTCGCTCTTTCTTGTTGATAATACCGTGTCATTGGAGTCTCAAGGGCTTGTCACCGAAATGGGTGAAGCAAACAATGTGAACAACGTGAACTTCAGTGCGAATGCCGGTATCGGACTCGATTATAAGTTTTCGCCCAAAATACGATTTAGTCTAGAGCCTGTTTTCAAGTACCAGTTAAACACTTTTTCAGATACTTCGGGCAACTTTAGGCCCTATACGATAGGTGTTTATAGTGGGGTAAATTTCAGGTTCTAA
- a CDS encoding stage 0 sporulation family protein yields MACSSCSTGKDGQPRGCKNNGTCGTDGCNKLTVFDWLSNMSLPNGQQPFDCVEVRFKNSRKEFFRNADNLSLSIGDVVATQAKSGHDVGIVTLTGELVKVQMKRKKVAWDDKALPKIYRKAAQRDIDIWQKCRNKEEEIKKRSREIAISLNLQMKLSDVEFQGDGSKATFYYTAEERVDFRQLIKDMARAFGIRIEMRQIGYRQEAQRLGGIGSCGRELCCSTWLTDFRSVNTASARYQQLALNPQKLAGQCGKLKCCLNYELDMYLEALKDFPSPDSKLQTQKGISFCQKVDIFKETLWFSYKNEPANWHALNKQQVQEILQLNANGKKIVSLEEFAADNIKEEQLTFENVVGQDSLTRFDKPSRRKRGKNKKRRNKKRKTTSNA; encoded by the coding sequence ATGGCGTGCAGCAGTTGTTCAACCGGTAAGGATGGGCAGCCGCGTGGTTGCAAGAACAACGGTACTTGCGGCACAGATGGTTGCAACAAGCTTACGGTTTTCGATTGGCTTTCGAATATGTCGCTTCCCAATGGTCAACAGCCATTTGACTGCGTAGAGGTCCGCTTTAAAAATAGCAGAAAAGAATTCTTTAGAAACGCCGATAATCTTTCTTTATCGATTGGTGATGTTGTGGCCACCCAAGCAAAGTCTGGCCATGATGTTGGCATTGTGACCTTGACCGGTGAGTTGGTGAAGGTACAGATGAAGCGCAAAAAAGTGGCTTGGGACGATAAAGCACTTCCCAAAATATATAGAAAGGCGGCGCAGCGTGATATCGACATATGGCAAAAGTGCCGGAACAAAGAAGAAGAAATCAAGAAACGCTCTCGAGAAATTGCGATCTCGCTTAATCTACAGATGAAATTGAGCGATGTCGAGTTTCAGGGCGATGGATCGAAGGCCACTTTTTACTACACAGCTGAAGAACGGGTCGATTTCAGGCAACTGATAAAAGATATGGCCCGTGCTTTTGGTATCCGTATTGAGATGCGACAGATAGGGTATCGTCAAGAGGCACAACGATTGGGAGGCATCGGTTCATGTGGCAGGGAACTCTGTTGTTCGACCTGGCTGACCGACTTCAGGTCGGTGAACACGGCTTCTGCCCGGTATCAACAGCTGGCCTTGAACCCCCAAAAACTGGCCGGGCAATGTGGCAAATTGAAATGCTGTCTGAACTATGAGCTCGATATGTACCTAGAGGCCTTAAAAGACTTTCCTTCCCCTGACAGCAAGTTACAGACCCAGAAGGGCATATCTTTTTGCCAAAAGGTCGATATCTTCAAAGAAACCCTTTGGTTCTCTTACAAGAACGAGCCTGCCAACTGGCACGCGCTCAACAAACAGCAAGTACAGGAAATCTTGCAATTGAACGCCAATGGCAAAAAAATTGTCAGCCTAGAAGAATTTGCGGCCGATAATATCAAAGAAGAGCAGCTCACGTTCGAGAATGTGGTGGGTCAAGACAGTCTGACACGTTTTGACAAACCTTCACGAAGAAAAAGGGGCAAAAACAAGAAAAGGCGAAACAAGAAGAGAAAGACAACTTCAAATGCTTAA
- the trpS gene encoding tryptophan--tRNA ligase — translation MARILTGIQSTGIPHLGNILGAIMPAIDMAKNPENESFLFIADMHSLTQVKNGDQLRQNTYATAATWLAFGLDVNETVFYRQSDVPQVTELAWYLSCFFPYQRLTLAHSFKDKADRLEDVNAGLFTYPMLMAADILLYDADIVPVGKDQSQHLEMTRDVAQRFHHQFGETFVLPETKLQESTMYVPGTDGEKMSKSKGNIIDIFQPDKKLRKQLMGIVTDSTPMEDPKDPTKDNVFALYKLLGSQAQIQEMSANYRAGNYGYGHAKQALFELILQKFEEPREKFDYYMNHLSEVDDALAIGAEKARKVADGVLARVREKVGY, via the coding sequence ATGGCAAGAATATTGACGGGCATACAAAGTACGGGCATACCGCATTTAGGGAATATTTTGGGGGCCATCATGCCCGCGATTGACATGGCGAAAAATCCCGAGAACGAGTCTTTTCTTTTTATAGCCGACATGCATTCGCTCACCCAGGTCAAAAACGGGGACCAACTGCGCCAAAACACCTATGCCACCGCAGCTACATGGCTGGCTTTCGGCCTCGACGTGAACGAGACCGTTTTCTATCGTCAGAGCGATGTGCCGCAGGTTACTGAACTGGCATGGTACCTGAGCTGTTTTTTCCCCTATCAACGACTGACCCTTGCCCATTCGTTCAAAGACAAGGCAGATCGGTTGGAGGATGTCAATGCCGGACTCTTTACCTACCCCATGTTGATGGCCGCCGATATTCTATTGTATGATGCCGATATCGTACCGGTCGGAAAAGACCAATCACAACATTTGGAAATGACCCGTGACGTGGCCCAGCGCTTTCACCACCAATTTGGGGAAACCTTTGTGCTACCAGAGACCAAATTGCAAGAGAGCACCATGTACGTGCCCGGTACTGATGGCGAAAAAATGAGCAAGAGCAAGGGCAATATCATCGATATCTTTCAACCCGACAAAAAACTGCGCAAACAACTTATGGGCATTGTCACCGACAGCACCCCGATGGAAGACCCCAAAGACCCTACAAAAGACAATGTCTTTGCACTCTACAAACTATTGGGTTCACAAGCGCAAATTCAAGAGATGAGCGCCAATTATCGAGCGGGCAACTACGGTTACGGCCATGCCAAGCAAGCCCTTTTTGAGCTTATTCTACAAAAGTTTGAAGAACCCCGTGAAAAGTTCGACTACTACATGAACCACTTAAGCGAAGTGGATGATGCCCTCGCAATCGGGGCCGAAAAGGCCAGAAAAGTGGCCGATGGAGTGTTGGCCAGGGTTCGGGAGAAAGTAGGGTATTGA
- a CDS encoding transglycosylase domain-containing protein, which translates to MAKTVKRQKKGFFKYIKWFWILFASGILLFALMFLLAGWGVFGEMPTFERLENPQTNLATELISSDGKTLGKFYLEDNRTDVSYDDLPQNLVNALIASEDIRFHNHAGIDARGTLRAFFFLGKRGGASTISQQLARQLFVGVRSKNILETIKQKTMEWVIATRLERSYTKEEIISMYLNIYDFGNNADGIRSASRIYFGKEPKDLKIEESAMLVGMLQNSSLFNPLRRKERTQKKRNTVLSQLARYDYISESERDSLQALEIDLNYHPESHREGLATYFRMYMQRTWLRKWVNENPKPNGEKYNIYLDGLKIYTTIDSRMQKNAEKAIEAHMKNLQAEFFHQNTPKRNPTAPFLDLTHGAIDTIMRSSMKRSERWRVLKKEGKSDEEIEKTFHEKTEMTVFDWNSDSYEKDTIMTPIDSIRYYKTFLRTAMMSMEPQTGHVKAWVGGVDYKHFQYDNVFQGARQAGSTFKPFVYAAAIDQLRYSPCDSLPDSQYCIEPLKYGNPEAWCPKNSNGKYSGEMKTLKNALANSVNTVTAQLIDKVGPGSVVSIAEGMGLTREIPEVPSIALGTHDFNVFEMVGAYGTFANQGVYVKPVTVTRIEDKNGTVLYEYVPETKDVLSRDVAYAMVNLMEGVTQYGSGGRLRHTFAKDQTVYKEIITGYPYELTNPIAGKTGTTQNQSDGWFMGMVPNLVTGVWVGGEERSTHFGSLVYGQGASMALPIWALYMKKNYEDEDLGVSKEAFEEPEELSINVDCTKILEEIKEEIDTEDDLEDLDF; encoded by the coding sequence ATGGCAAAAACGGTCAAAAGGCAAAAGAAGGGATTTTTCAAGTACATAAAGTGGTTTTGGATTTTGTTCGCCTCAGGTATTCTACTGTTCGCCCTAATGTTTTTATTGGCCGGTTGGGGCGTCTTTGGTGAGATGCCGACATTTGAAAGATTGGAGAATCCGCAGACAAATTTGGCCACAGAACTTATTTCTTCGGATGGAAAAACCCTTGGAAAATTTTATTTGGAAGATAATCGAACCGATGTTTCATACGATGATCTTCCACAAAATCTGGTGAATGCGTTAATCGCCAGTGAAGACATCCGTTTTCACAATCATGCGGGTATAGATGCCCGTGGCACATTGCGGGCATTTTTCTTTTTGGGAAAAAGAGGTGGGGCCAGTACTATTTCACAGCAATTGGCAAGGCAACTATTCGTGGGTGTACGATCTAAGAATATACTGGAAACCATAAAGCAAAAAACCATGGAATGGGTCATTGCCACTAGATTGGAACGGAGCTATACCAAAGAAGAGATTATCAGCATGTACCTGAACATCTATGATTTTGGCAATAATGCTGATGGTATTCGATCGGCTTCTAGAATATACTTTGGAAAAGAGCCCAAAGATCTAAAAATTGAAGAATCCGCCATGTTGGTGGGCATGTTGCAAAACTCATCCCTTTTCAATCCGTTACGGCGCAAAGAAAGAACACAGAAAAAGAGAAATACCGTGCTGAGCCAATTGGCCAGATACGACTACATTTCTGAATCTGAAAGAGATTCATTGCAAGCGTTGGAGATTGACCTAAACTATCATCCAGAATCGCATAGAGAAGGTTTGGCCACCTATTTCAGAATGTACATGCAACGAACTTGGTTAAGAAAATGGGTCAATGAAAACCCCAAGCCGAATGGTGAGAAATACAATATCTATTTAGATGGTTTGAAAATTTACACCACCATTGATTCGCGCATGCAAAAAAATGCGGAGAAGGCCATTGAAGCGCACATGAAAAACCTTCAAGCCGAGTTTTTTCATCAAAACACGCCAAAACGTAACCCAACGGCTCCGTTTTTAGATTTGACCCATGGGGCCATCGATACCATCATGCGGTCGTCCATGAAACGTTCAGAAAGATGGCGGGTACTTAAAAAAGAAGGAAAATCTGACGAGGAAATTGAAAAAACGTTCCATGAAAAAACAGAGATGACCGTTTTTGATTGGAACAGTGATTCTTACGAAAAAGACACCATTATGACCCCGATCGATTCCATCAGGTATTATAAGACTTTTCTGCGAACGGCCATGATGTCGATGGAGCCCCAGACCGGACACGTAAAAGCTTGGGTCGGAGGTGTTGATTACAAGCATTTTCAATATGACAACGTGTTTCAAGGGGCCAGACAAGCAGGATCTACGTTCAAACCCTTTGTATATGCCGCGGCCATTGACCAGTTAAGGTATTCGCCATGCGATTCGTTACCAGACAGTCAATATTGTATCGAACCCTTGAAATATGGCAATCCAGAGGCTTGGTGCCCCAAGAATTCAAATGGCAAATATTCGGGTGAGATGAAGACCTTAAAAAATGCGCTCGCGAATTCAGTGAATACCGTCACGGCCCAACTCATAGATAAGGTAGGGCCAGGATCGGTGGTCAGTATTGCCGAAGGCATGGGGTTGACAAGAGAGATACCTGAAGTGCCCTCGATCGCTTTGGGCACCCATGATTTCAATGTTTTTGAAATGGTCGGGGCCTACGGTACCTTCGCCAATCAAGGGGTATATGTCAAACCTGTCACGGTTACACGTATTGAAGACAAAAATGGTACGGTACTCTATGAATATGTACCTGAGACCAAAGACGTACTTAGCAGAGATGTGGCATATGCCATGGTCAATCTAATGGAAGGGGTAACACAATATGGCTCTGGCGGGAGATTGCGCCATACTTTCGCAAAAGACCAAACGGTATATAAAGAAATTATTACGGGCTATCCCTACGAATTGACGAACCCGATTGCAGGAAAAACAGGTACCACACAAAACCAGAGCGATGGGTGGTTCATGGGTATGGTGCCAAACTTGGTGACCGGTGTATGGGTAGGGGGCGAAGAAAGGTCAACACATTTCGGCAGCCTTGTTTACGGACAAGGAGCTTCAATGGCACTGCCCATTTGGGCATTGTACATGAAAAAGAACTACGAAGATGAAGATTTAGGTGTCTCAAAAGAAGCCTTTGAAGAACCCGAAGAATTATCGATCAATGTTGACTGCACCAAAATTTTGGAAGAGATCAAAGAAGAGATCGATACCGAAGACGACCTCGAAGATCTTGATTTTTAG
- a CDS encoding 1-acyl-sn-glycerol-3-phosphate acyltransferase, whose amino-acid sequence MLRMVKNVGHLLYRIWFYVLVAVPIFVFLPFLLLTTLSEKTYTQFFWLARNLWAKPILYGMGCFPKIFWQQRMHRGKSYMLVANHTSMLDIMLMLYVSRNPFVFVGKKELVKIPVFGFFYKRVCIMVDREDVRSRTGVYRRAQRRLNQGLSICIFPEGGVPNENMVLDEFKDGAFKMAIAHKIPVVPMTFYDTKKRFPFTFFSGGPGRLRVKVHTFFETGILAEDDKGTLREEVRDVILNDLITNRPEK is encoded by the coding sequence ATGCTTCGAATGGTCAAGAATGTTGGGCATTTACTTTATAGAATATGGTTCTATGTCTTGGTGGCCGTACCCATTTTTGTTTTTCTTCCCTTTTTGCTGTTGACCACGTTATCTGAAAAGACATACACCCAATTTTTTTGGTTGGCCCGCAACCTGTGGGCGAAGCCCATTTTGTACGGTATGGGCTGTTTTCCCAAGATTTTCTGGCAGCAACGAATGCATAGGGGCAAAAGCTATATGTTGGTTGCCAATCATACCAGTATGCTCGATATTATGCTCATGCTCTATGTGAGCCGCAATCCCTTTGTTTTTGTGGGCAAAAAAGAGTTGGTCAAAATTCCCGTGTTCGGTTTTTTCTACAAACGTGTCTGTATCATGGTAGATCGTGAAGATGTGAGAAGCAGAACGGGCGTCTATCGTCGTGCCCAAAGGCGTTTGAACCAAGGGTTGAGCATTTGTATCTTTCCAGAGGGAGGAGTGCCCAACGAGAATATGGTGTTGGATGAATTCAAGGACGGGGCCTTTAAAATGGCCATTGCACATAAGATTCCCGTAGTGCCCATGACCTTCTATGATACGAAAAAGCGCTTTCCCTTTACATTTTTCAGTGGAGGCCCAGGCCGGTTAAGGGTGAAAGTGCATACTTTTTTTGAGACGGGCATCTTGGCCGAAGATGATAAGGGCACCTTGCGCGAAGAGGTGCGGGACGTGATTCTGAACGACCTTATAACAAACCGACCAGAAAAATAA